One window of Methanogenium organophilum genomic DNA carries:
- a CDS encoding nicotinamide-nucleotide adenylyltransferase translates to MKKIRGFYIGRFQPYHYGHQSVIEHIAEEVDEIVIGIGSAQQSHSPENPYTAGERVLMITRALEHSVSLPFYVIPIEDIQRNALWVSHARAISPPFNVVYSSNPLVVRLFNEAGAEVISPEMFIRENYSGTEIRRRMLVGEDWMSLVPPVVADVINEIDGVGRLQDVSGSD, encoded by the coding sequence ATGAAGAAGATTAGGGGATTTTATATCGGGCGGTTTCAGCCCTATCATTACGGCCATCAATCGGTGATTGAACACATCGCTGAAGAGGTGGATGAGATTGTGATTGGCATCGGCAGTGCACAGCAAAGCCATTCTCCAGAGAATCCGTATACCGCGGGGGAGCGGGTGCTGATGATTACCCGTGCACTGGAGCATTCTGTATCTCTGCCGTTCTACGTAATCCCAATTGAGGATATTCAGAGAAATGCACTCTGGGTTTCACATGCCCGTGCCATATCCCCTCCCTTTAATGTGGTATACTCTTCAAATCCTCTGGTTGTACGTCTCTTTAACGAGGCAGGCGCCGAGGTAATCTCACCTGAGATGTTTATCCGGGAGAACTACAGCGGGACAGAGATCCGCAGACGCATGCTTGTAGGGGAAGACTGGATGTCTCTTGTTCCACCGGTGGTAGCAGATGTGATAAATGAGATCGATGGTGTCGGGCGTCTGCAGGATGTATCGGGTAGTGACTAA
- the larB gene encoding nickel pincer cofactor biosynthesis protein LarB produces the protein MNPHLVLRDVLNAYKSGDISLKSAEEKIQGLQIEELGEIARIDTGRGVRCGMPEVVLGEGKDRDHLIEIILTLVRKSGKCIATRVPEDVSEEIAKAAAEEDFSCEYHPNARTLVASRLPSPSLHGGTVGILTAGTSDIRVAEEARIIAEEMGCRVVTAYDVGAAGIHRLFPAIGMMQDADVYIVAAGREGTLPSVVAGLVSRPVIGVPVSTGYGYMGHGEAALASMLQSCSVIAVVNIDAGFTAGAFAAQIARGTQNEED, from the coding sequence ATGAATCCCCATCTGGTACTCAGGGATGTCCTGAACGCGTATAAATCCGGAGACATTTCTCTTAAATCCGCTGAAGAGAAGATCCAGGGCCTTCAGATTGAAGAGCTTGGAGAGATTGCACGGATAGACACCGGTCGCGGTGTGCGGTGTGGAATGCCTGAGGTGGTCCTGGGTGAGGGAAAGGACCGTGATCACCTGATTGAGATCATTCTCACACTTGTCAGAAAATCCGGGAAATGTATTGCCACACGTGTGCCGGAAGACGTGAGCGAGGAGATTGCAAAGGCTGCAGCTGAGGAGGATTTTTCCTGTGAATATCATCCGAATGCCCGTACTCTGGTGGCATCGCGCCTCCCATCTCCTTCCCTTCATGGAGGCACTGTCGGAATTCTCACCGCAGGGACGTCCGACATCAGGGTGGCAGAAGAGGCGCGGATTATCGCTGAAGAGATGGGCTGCCGCGTTGTAACCGCATATGACGTTGGTGCGGCAGGCATCCACCGGCTCTTTCCGGCAATCGGGATGATGCAGGATGCTGATGTTTATATTGTTGCAGCAGGCAGAGAAGGGACACTACCCTCGGTGGTAGCGGGGCTTGTCAGTCGCCCGGTTATTGGTGTGCCGGTATCCACCGGGTACGGGTATATGGGGCATGGAGAAGCTGCGCTTGCAAGCATGCTGCAGTCATGCTCGGTGATTGCTGTCGTTAACATCGATGCTGGATTTACCGCGGGTGCATTTGCTGCACAGATTGCACGGGGAACACAGAATGAAGAAGATTAG
- a CDS encoding ABC transporter permease translates to MASTYLLYVTIFGVIGVAYLWLRDARIFYRTGDQTYRKAAYMGVLFTAFASMGIYFALQEAEFLGLGIVLIALYLQGRVERNKLFGPDATATDRLLGAVPQQISAGKSPKKERKNT, encoded by the coding sequence ATGGCATCAACATACCTTCTCTATGTAACAATCTTCGGAGTCATCGGGGTAGCTTATCTCTGGCTGCGAGATGCACGGATCTTTTACCGTACAGGCGACCAGACCTACCGGAAGGCTGCATATATGGGGGTATTATTTACCGCATTTGCATCGATGGGGATCTATTTTGCATTACAGGAAGCGGAATTTCTTGGATTGGGAATTGTCCTCATCGCATTATACCTGCAGGGAAGAGTTGAGCGAAATAAACTCTTTGGCCCTGATGCCACGGCAACAGACCGGTTACTGGGAGCAGTACCACAACAGATATCCGCGGGGAAGTCCCCCAAAAAGGAGCGAAAAAATACATGA
- the hisS gene encoding histidine--tRNA ligase has product MIQRPRGTRDFLPDEMEFRRNTEIKMREAARRWGYREICTPTFETQDLYTIRSGEGIINEMYTFEDKGGRALALRPEGTAAVLRMYVNEAKALSKPVRWCYLSDCYRYERPQKGRYRQFWQFGAELIGADTAEGDAEAILLADDILHAAGVTYDLHVGHLAPMRAILKDIPEDRKRIIMALLDKKNIGGLEETLDGWRLEELESSLKGLLEVHSTDELFAITGPIPEQERIEAMVGILENEDTAFCQNYGIVRGLDYYTGMVFEGFAENLGAENQIIGGGAYRLAHLFGGEDVGSCGFGIGFDRVMVSLGEVPAPEDTVVAVLYKKDARGYAFSLSRQFREAGFRAEMNLLERGIGAQMKHAAKTARYAVLAGEREMAAGTVTLRNMKAGTQKECSVAEAIRGVSEDWD; this is encoded by the coding sequence ATGATACAGCGACCGCGAGGTACACGGGACTTTCTTCCCGACGAAATGGAATTCCGCCGAAATACCGAGATAAAGATGCGGGAGGCAGCACGGCGATGGGGATACCGCGAGATCTGCACACCCACTTTTGAGACACAGGACCTCTATACCATTCGTTCAGGAGAGGGCATCATCAATGAGATGTATACCTTCGAAGATAAGGGCGGCCGGGCACTTGCATTGCGTCCGGAAGGCACTGCAGCAGTCCTGAGGATGTATGTGAACGAAGCGAAGGCGCTTTCAAAGCCGGTTCGCTGGTGTTACCTGTCCGACTGCTACCGCTACGAACGACCCCAGAAAGGCAGGTACCGCCAGTTCTGGCAGTTTGGTGCAGAACTTATCGGCGCCGACACGGCGGAAGGAGATGCGGAAGCCATCCTCCTCGCTGATGACATCCTGCATGCGGCAGGCGTCACCTATGACCTCCATGTCGGTCATCTCGCCCCGATGCGGGCCATCCTCAAAGACATACCTGAAGACCGGAAACGGATCATCATGGCCCTTCTGGATAAGAAGAACATCGGGGGACTGGAAGAAACGCTCGATGGATGGCGCCTGGAAGAACTCGAATCATCCCTGAAAGGCCTCCTGGAGGTACATTCAACAGATGAACTCTTTGCAATCACCGGACCTATCCCAGAACAGGAACGTATTGAGGCAATGGTTGGGATACTGGAGAATGAAGATACTGCGTTCTGTCAGAATTACGGCATTGTCCGGGGCCTCGATTACTACACCGGCATGGTCTTCGAAGGGTTTGCGGAAAACCTTGGCGCAGAGAACCAGATCATCGGCGGCGGTGCATATCGTCTCGCCCACCTCTTCGGCGGTGAAGATGTCGGTTCCTGTGGATTTGGAATTGGATTTGACCGGGTTATGGTCTCCCTTGGTGAAGTCCCCGCACCGGAGGACACCGTTGTCGCTGTACTCTACAAAAAAGATGCACGGGGATATGCATTCTCCCTTTCCCGGCAGTTCAGGGAGGCCGGGTTCAGGGCAGAGATGAATCTCCTGGAGCGCGGCATCGGAGCACAAATGAAACATGCGGCAAAGACTGCCCGGTATGCCGTCCTCGCCGGAGAACGTGAAATGGCGGCAGGCACGGTCACGCTCAGGAATATGAAAGCTGGAACCCAGAAAGAATGCAGTGTCGCAGAGGCAATCCGCGGGGTGAGCGAGGATTGGGACTAG
- a CDS encoding DNA topoisomerase VI subunit B encodes MQCRRGNPRGERGLGLAEKLASQQKSISVAEFFEKNKHLLGFDSPTRGIITTIKEAVDNSLDACEEAEVLPDIWVSITKLTKETLRIAVEDNGPGIVPDNVPYVFGKLLYGSRFHQIRQSRGQQGIGISAAVLFAQLTTGVPARVISRTGAKEPAYLFDLMIRTEKNEPEIIKKEVFDWDRTHGTRIELEFTGTLAAKRRLVDYLKYTAVVNPHARIQADIDGEHYSFERVSDEIIVPPQAIAPHPHGIEFGTLKRMAATSSDTVHDFLVNGFSRVGKKSAEQMLGIAGIKGTRKAKGLSSEHLKALLAAMQEVAVPPPPASLCLSPIGEEMIIQGLEKEYDLDFVKARTRKAQVFSGHPFIVEAAIGYGGKLETEGQAYLLRFANRVPLLYQQGACAVTTSVADINWRSYNLSQQSLPIGPLLLLVHVASTNVPFTSESKDAVAAIPEIEKEIVLALQDLGRELKAFINKRDRNKLAEDRARAVCSIIPDIAEKVAEIVELPPPDISPIEGQIMRRVVAKKKTEDGMVGISVVNYTRKPIEVMVYSLSEDNPEDAVPKPDFIDSIGNEFNAVWRTEIEPESSWKTTYSGKGRGSIDIRGVDEKMKVVVDLDGEF; translated from the coding sequence ATGCAGTGTCGCAGAGGCAATCCGCGGGGTGAGCGAGGATTGGGACTAGCCGAGAAGCTGGCATCACAGCAGAAGAGCATCAGTGTTGCAGAATTCTTTGAGAAAAATAAACATCTGCTCGGATTTGATTCTCCAACCCGCGGCATCATCACCACCATCAAAGAGGCGGTGGATAATTCCCTCGACGCCTGCGAAGAAGCAGAAGTGCTGCCGGACATCTGGGTTTCCATCACAAAGCTCACGAAAGAGACACTCCGGATAGCAGTCGAAGATAACGGACCGGGCATTGTCCCGGACAATGTGCCATATGTATTCGGAAAACTTCTCTATGGGTCACGGTTTCACCAGATTCGCCAGAGCAGGGGACAGCAGGGAATCGGTATTTCGGCAGCAGTACTCTTTGCACAGTTGACAACGGGTGTGCCCGCCCGTGTCATTTCCCGAACCGGTGCAAAGGAACCGGCATACCTCTTTGACCTGATGATCCGGACGGAAAAAAATGAACCGGAAATCATAAAAAAAGAGGTATTTGACTGGGACCGGACACACGGCACCAGAATTGAACTTGAATTCACCGGCACTCTTGCCGCAAAACGCCGGCTTGTCGACTACCTGAAGTATACGGCAGTGGTGAACCCGCATGCACGGATACAGGCGGATATTGACGGAGAACACTATTCCTTTGAACGGGTCAGTGACGAAATAATCGTCCCACCGCAGGCGATTGCCCCCCATCCCCACGGGATTGAATTCGGCACCCTGAAACGGATGGCCGCCACCTCATCCGATACCGTACACGACTTCCTTGTCAATGGATTTTCCCGCGTGGGTAAGAAGAGCGCAGAACAGATGCTTGGAATCGCAGGCATCAAAGGCACACGGAAGGCAAAAGGCCTCTCCTCTGAGCACCTCAAGGCACTCCTTGCAGCAATGCAGGAAGTGGCGGTACCCCCGCCCCCTGCATCTCTCTGCCTCTCTCCTATTGGTGAGGAGATGATTATTCAGGGACTGGAAAAGGAGTATGATCTGGACTTTGTGAAGGCACGGACGAGAAAGGCGCAGGTATTCTCCGGCCACCCATTCATTGTTGAGGCAGCGATTGGCTACGGTGGGAAACTGGAGACAGAAGGACAGGCATACCTGCTTAGGTTTGCAAACCGGGTACCGCTTTTATACCAGCAGGGCGCCTGTGCTGTCACAACATCGGTTGCAGACATCAACTGGCGGTCGTACAACCTCTCCCAGCAATCCCTGCCGATTGGACCCCTTCTCCTGCTGGTACATGTGGCATCGACCAATGTCCCTTTTACTTCAGAATCAAAGGACGCAGTTGCAGCGATCCCGGAGATTGAGAAGGAAATCGTACTAGCCCTTCAGGATCTGGGAAGAGAATTAAAGGCCTTTATCAACAAACGTGACCGGAATAAACTTGCAGAAGACCGCGCACGTGCTGTCTGCTCCATCATCCCTGATATCGCAGAGAAGGTCGCTGAGATTGTCGAACTCCCGCCCCCCGACATCTCCCCGATTGAGGGACAGATCATGCGGAGAGTTGTTGCCAAAAAGAAGACCGAAGATGGCATGGTAGGGATCTCTGTGGTAAACTACACCCGAAAACCGATTGAGGTGATGGTGTACAGCCTCTCGGAAGACAACCCTGAAGATGCTGTTCCAAAACCGGATTTCATCGATAGCATTGGCAATGAATTCAATGCGGTATGGCGAACAGAGATTGAACCTGAATCCTCATGGAAGACAACATATTCCGGAAAAGGGAGAGGCTCAATTGATATCCGTGGTGTGGATGAGAAGATGAAAGTGGTGGTGGACCTCGATGGCGAATTCTGA
- a CDS encoding DNA topoisomerase IV subunit A → MANSEKDKITQERLVSIASDWYGQMAGGRVPTITLPTRTKANIEYDAKTEVWKYGSKGTTRTANSAKSALHILKMAYVVGFLKQQLTESRSSTLREMYYISEGWKRAKFAAQDESNMLVEDLEIVTKLSREAFHLRPEEDGASIYGPLRLREQTKRGNRDIHCQEDVGEAGYPIPSNVENIEFLDHDASFVIAMETGGMYARLMENGFDEEHNALLLHLKGQPARSTRRMLKRMNSELGIPVVIFTDGDPWSYRIFASIAYGSIKAAHMSELLATPGARFIGVQPSDISDYNLPSDKLTEGDTAALKSILTDPRFDTEYWKKQIRLQLEMGLKSEQQAFASRGLDFVTKDYLPARLSEMGII, encoded by the coding sequence ATGGCGAATTCTGAAAAAGACAAAATAACACAGGAACGATTGGTATCCATAGCCTCAGACTGGTACGGACAGATGGCAGGGGGCCGTGTACCCACAATCACCCTACCAACCAGAACGAAGGCAAATATCGAGTACGATGCAAAGACCGAGGTCTGGAAATACGGCAGTAAAGGGACAACCCGGACGGCAAATTCCGCAAAGAGTGCACTGCATATCCTGAAGATGGCGTATGTTGTCGGCTTTTTAAAGCAACAGCTGACAGAATCACGCTCATCAACGCTCAGGGAGATGTATTATATCTCGGAAGGCTGGAAACGGGCAAAATTTGCGGCACAGGACGAGAGTAATATGCTCGTCGAAGACCTTGAGATTGTGACGAAACTATCACGGGAGGCATTCCATCTGCGCCCGGAAGAGGACGGTGCATCCATCTACGGCCCACTGCGCCTTCGCGAACAGACCAAACGGGGAAACCGTGACATTCACTGTCAGGAGGATGTGGGGGAGGCGGGATATCCTATTCCTTCAAATGTGGAAAATATTGAGTTTCTTGACCATGACGCCTCCTTTGTTATAGCAATGGAGACCGGTGGTATGTATGCCCGGTTGATGGAGAATGGATTTGACGAGGAGCATAATGCCCTCCTCCTCCATCTCAAGGGACAACCGGCACGTTCCACCCGACGCATGCTCAAACGGATGAACAGTGAACTGGGTATTCCCGTTGTGATCTTCACTGATGGGGATCCCTGGTCATACCGCATCTTTGCAAGCATCGCCTATGGGTCAATCAAAGCGGCCCACATGTCTGAACTCCTTGCAACACCAGGTGCACGCTTTATCGGTGTTCAGCCAAGTGATATCAGTGACTATAACCTGCCCTCTGATAAGCTCACGGAAGGCGATACGGCGGCCCTGAAATCAATACTGACAGACCCCCGGTTCGATACCGAGTACTGGAAAAAACAGATCAGACTCCAGCTTGAAATGGGCCTGAAATCAGAACAGCAGGCCTTTGCAAGCAGGGGTCTGGACTTTGTGACAAAGGACTATCTTCCGGCACGGCTGAGTGAGATGGGTATCATCTGA
- a CDS encoding DUF5814 domain-containing protein, which produces MIAAKARFRNAKKLQKIAGYRVPDFAFNGAFMDILVSSLDYDSLDRNLRSQIILFYKDFLECNCKGSPQCGCPERKFALKILEFRQLGLDHRQISEVLLDDYGVEIYPADILSFLEESVHTLEAIRDVARIEGKDALLQKTVAVICEIEGK; this is translated from the coding sequence TTGATCGCCGCAAAGGCCAGATTTCGGAATGCAAAAAAACTTCAGAAGATAGCAGGATACCGTGTGCCCGATTTTGCCTTTAACGGGGCATTCATGGACATCCTGGTTTCATCTCTGGATTATGATTCCCTTGACCGCAACCTGCGGTCACAGATTATTCTTTTTTACAAAGATTTTCTGGAATGTAACTGTAAGGGTTCACCGCAGTGTGGGTGCCCGGAAAGAAAATTTGCGTTGAAAATTCTTGAATTCCGTCAGCTTGGGCTGGATCACCGGCAGATCAGCGAGGTGCTGTTGGATGACTACGGGGTAGAAATATATCCTGCCGATATTCTGAGTTTTCTGGAGGAGAGTGTACACACCCTTGAAGCAATTCGTGACGTGGCACGGATTGAAGGAAAGGATGCACTTTTGCAGAAGACAGTAGCAGTTATTTGTGAGATTGAGGGGAAGTGA
- a CDS encoding DUF2150 family protein — protein sequence MARKKKEKVEPQSVLYYFYTQERWDNWIKTLEEMSFDYDEDSEEMPEGLQSLNNFTEDINVSVLKIIKLFLLGNYSGDAARQKVEEVEEIVMGPLPESDLADIISGVQMRFLVLFAACKEVIIGGVTGEVKDLVKYGRTLGDDQAEEALKTAATIGALVIQGGSCCGKYLRGDLDDPTLFDDWLIEVDEMGNALKTLKNFEEQFGEGI from the coding sequence ATGGCGAGGAAAAAAAAGGAGAAAGTAGAACCACAGTCAGTCCTATACTATTTTTATACACAGGAACGGTGGGACAACTGGATTAAGACGCTTGAGGAGATGAGTTTTGATTACGATGAAGATTCAGAAGAGATGCCGGAAGGGTTGCAGTCGCTCAATAATTTCACCGAAGATATCAATGTCTCTGTCCTGAAAATCATCAAATTGTTCCTTCTTGGGAATTATAGCGGAGATGCAGCCAGACAGAAGGTCGAAGAGGTTGAGGAGATTGTCATGGGTCCCCTTCCGGAGAGTGACCTTGCCGATATTATCTCTGGTGTCCAGATGCGCTTTTTAGTGCTCTTTGCCGCATGCAAGGAGGTCATCATTGGCGGTGTCACAGGTGAGGTAAAAGACCTTGTTAAATATGGCAGGACGCTGGGTGATGACCAGGCTGAAGAGGCCCTGAAGACAGCAGCGACGATTGGCGCCCTTGTTATTCAGGGAGGGTCGTGCTGTGGAAAATATCTCCGTGGTGACCTGGATGACCCGACACTCTTTGATGACTGGCTGATTGAGGTTGATGAGATGGGCAATGCACTCAAGACCCTTAAGAATTTCGAAGAGCAGTTTGGAGAAGGAATTTGA
- a CDS encoding tRNA sulfurtransferase — translation MEIKEAVMVRYGELFLKSEPVMKYYINTLTKNLTAAIEAEGMECSIEQFRGRIIITGDKPDIIAGAASRVFGIVGVSKCIITPPDREIIEETAARLAAEKLTPGMSFAVRAKRSGMEGFTSQEMGASTGARIFERSPGISVDLTSPDYEIFAEARAFGGIVYDSQITGPGGLPLGTQGPFLSLLSAGLDSPVATWMMMRRGCVPVYLHCDGGRYAGRDVCSTAEKNLAVLSTWCPGRTVRMAVIPLESFYDALVASGILKTRCILCKRFMLRVAAAFARQENLSAIVMGDNIGQVATQTLANLGVIQEVMPPDIPLLRPLLTYDKDEIVIRARMIGTFRDNAGDLGCMIVPKHPSTAAKKEEIAADELRIPLDDILQDALAHITVIQARNGKIIEQNPSD, via the coding sequence ATGGAGATAAAAGAGGCTGTGATGGTACGGTATGGTGAGCTCTTCCTGAAGAGCGAGCCGGTCATGAAATACTATATTAATACCCTGACAAAGAACCTGACCGCAGCGATTGAAGCAGAAGGAATGGAATGTTCGATAGAACAGTTCAGGGGGAGAATCATCATCACCGGAGATAAGCCCGACATAATTGCAGGGGCTGCATCCCGGGTATTTGGTATCGTCGGCGTCAGCAAATGTATCATTACACCGCCGGACAGGGAAATCATTGAGGAGACCGCAGCCCGGCTTGCCGCAGAGAAACTTACTCCCGGCATGTCATTTGCTGTCCGGGCAAAACGTTCCGGTATGGAAGGATTTACCAGCCAGGAGATGGGCGCATCGACCGGGGCACGGATCTTCGAAAGATCTCCGGGCATCAGTGTAGACCTGACATCACCGGACTATGAGATCTTTGCGGAGGCCAGGGCATTTGGTGGAATTGTTTATGACAGCCAGATCACAGGGCCGGGTGGTCTTCCGCTGGGGACACAGGGGCCATTCCTCTCGCTCCTCTCTGCAGGGCTGGACTCACCTGTCGCCACCTGGATGATGATGCGACGGGGGTGTGTCCCTGTCTACCTCCACTGTGATGGGGGCCGATATGCCGGACGTGACGTATGTTCCACAGCAGAAAAAAATCTGGCAGTTCTTTCTACCTGGTGCCCCGGACGGACCGTCCGGATGGCCGTCATTCCTCTGGAATCATTCTACGATGCACTTGTTGCATCAGGCATTCTCAAGACACGATGCATTCTCTGTAAACGCTTCATGCTCCGGGTGGCAGCAGCCTTCGCCCGGCAGGAGAACCTGTCTGCAATTGTGATGGGTGACAACATCGGACAGGTAGCCACACAGACTCTCGCAAATCTCGGGGTAATACAGGAAGTGATGCCTCCGGATATACCCCTCCTGCGCCCGCTCCTGACCTATGACAAGGATGAAATCGTTATCCGTGCCCGGATGATCGGAACCTTCCGTGACAATGCGGGGGATCTTGGCTGTATGATCGTTCCGAAGCATCCCTCTACTGCAGCAAAGAAGGAAGAGATTGCCGCCGATGAATTACGCATTCCACTCGATGACATTCTGCAAGACGCCCTCGCACATATCACCGTCATTCAGGCCCGCAATGGGAAAATCATTGAACAGAATCCATCAGATTGA
- the pscS gene encoding O-phospho-L-seryl-tRNA:Cys-tRNA synthase, translated as MKCTATIDTRDVEELYINIDPIQAGGRLTVDAQKAAIAYSDGYSVCDNCLKPFRLDYINKPPIAEFHRDCAEWLNMDAVRLVPGARRGFQAVASSIVEKGDPVLLTALSHYTEFVSLEQAGADIHEIPKDEHNHITADNAAARIEEVTREAGKAPSILFVEHVDYQYGNVHEIAEIAKVAHQYDIPVLLNGAYSVGIMPVDGKALGVDFVIGSGHKSMAAPAPSGLVATTSEYADIVFRTTQSVGDITGRTFGIKEVEMMGCTLMGVTVVGLMASFPAVKERVLHWDREVENSNRVVDALCAIEGTQVESDMPREHTLTRINTMDSFDTVAKTHKKKGFFLSQSLKKKGIIGVIPGSTRVWKFNTYGLNEAQISHVCRAFQEIARENDLTVL; from the coding sequence ATGAAGTGCACCGCAACCATCGATACCCGTGATGTGGAAGAGCTCTACATTAATATTGATCCCATTCAGGCAGGAGGTCGTCTGACTGTTGATGCACAAAAGGCAGCTATAGCGTATTCTGATGGATACTCTGTATGCGATAACTGTCTCAAACCGTTCCGCCTGGACTATATCAATAAACCCCCGATTGCAGAGTTTCATCGTGACTGTGCTGAATGGCTGAACATGGACGCCGTCCGTCTGGTCCCCGGTGCAAGGCGTGGGTTTCAGGCAGTGGCAAGTTCAATCGTTGAGAAAGGGGATCCTGTTCTCCTGACGGCTCTTTCGCATTACACGGAATTTGTCTCACTTGAACAGGCAGGTGCGGATATTCACGAGATTCCAAAAGATGAGCATAATCATATCACTGCAGACAATGCTGCTGCACGCATAGAGGAGGTCACCCGTGAGGCGGGGAAGGCACCGTCCATTCTCTTTGTTGAACATGTGGACTACCAGTATGGCAACGTTCATGAGATTGCAGAGATCGCAAAGGTGGCTCACCAGTATGACATCCCGGTTCTCTTAAACGGGGCCTACAGTGTTGGTATCATGCCGGTCGACGGGAAGGCACTGGGTGTGGACTTTGTCATCGGTTCCGGCCATAAAAGTATGGCTGCACCGGCGCCCTCCGGGCTTGTTGCGACAACCAGTGAATATGCAGATATTGTCTTCCGGACGACACAGTCGGTTGGAGATATCACCGGCCGTACGTTTGGCATCAAGGAAGTTGAGATGATGGGGTGCACGCTGATGGGTGTGACCGTTGTTGGCCTGATGGCATCTTTCCCGGCAGTCAAAGAGCGTGTCCTGCACTGGGACCGTGAAGTGGAAAACAGTAACAGGGTTGTTGATGCACTCTGTGCGATTGAGGGGACACAGGTGGAAAGTGACATGCCGCGTGAACACACCCTCACGAGAATCAATACGATGGATTCCTTTGATACTGTTGCCAAAACCCATAAGAAAAAGGGTTTCTTCCTCTCGCAGTCATTAAAGAAGAAAGGTATCATTGGCGTGATTCCCGGTTCAACCCGTGTCTGGAAATTCAATACCTATGGGCTCAACGAGGCACAGATATCACATGTGTGCAGGGCATTCCAGGAGATTGCCCGTGAAAACGATCTTACGGTACTATAA
- a CDS encoding hydantoinase/oxoprolinase family protein, which yields MIGIDVGGANLKIVDGDDVIIHYCPLWKESPITELLQPYAGRKAAVVMSGELADGFPSKEAGIAFIVNAVLAAIPDAQFYGTDGEFHTTPCMALAAANWLASADFLRDAFPESVFVDMGSTTTDIIPLASFDRLLSLRDLDRLQCGMLVYTGLLRAPVASLLREVYLDGGATRTLVANELFAISADVHLVMGHINKVNYAVPTPDGAGVMITESLQRLSRMVCSDLSEIGEENARAVAAAFWDEQRSVIEAEIMRVSDSGTMPDLICAGIGSELLTETFGGRNLSDIYGIITDAFPAFAVREVAKRNAKA from the coding sequence GTGATTGGCATTGATGTTGGTGGAGCAAATCTGAAGATTGTGGATGGGGATGATGTCATCATCCATTACTGTCCGCTCTGGAAGGAATCACCAATAACTGAACTCTTGCAACCATATGCCGGCCGGAAGGCTGCGGTGGTGATGAGCGGGGAACTGGCAGATGGTTTTCCCTCGAAGGAAGCGGGTATTGCTTTTATTGTCAATGCGGTGCTTGCGGCCATTCCGGATGCACAGTTTTACGGAACCGATGGGGAATTTCATACCACTCCCTGTATGGCTCTGGCAGCAGCCAACTGGCTGGCATCAGCTGATTTTCTGCGCGATGCATTCCCGGAATCGGTCTTTGTTGATATGGGGAGCACGACGACCGATATCATTCCTCTTGCTTCTTTTGATCGCCTTCTCTCTCTGCGTGATCTGGATCGCCTGCAGTGTGGGATGCTCGTATACACCGGCCTTCTGCGGGCACCGGTTGCATCGCTTTTACGGGAGGTGTATCTGGATGGGGGTGCAACACGAACACTGGTTGCAAACGAACTCTTTGCCATCAGCGCCGATGTACATCTCGTGATGGGGCATATCAACAAGGTCAATTATGCAGTGCCCACGCCGGATGGTGCGGGTGTCATGATTACCGAGTCTTTGCAGCGGCTTTCGCGGATGGTCTGTTCTGATCTTTCAGAAATTGGGGAGGAAAATGCACGTGCAGTGGCTGCTGCATTCTGGGATGAACAGCGGTCAGTTATTGAAGCGGAGATTATGCGTGTTTCTGATAGTGGGACAATGCCGGATCTTATCTGTGCAGGCATTGGGTCAGAACTTCTCACAGAGACATTCGGCGGCAGGAATCTGTCAGATATCTATGGGATTATAACGGATGCATTTCCCGCATTTGCTGTGCGGGAGGTGGCAAAACGAAACGCAAAAGCCTGA